The following proteins are encoded in a genomic region of Oncorhynchus kisutch isolate 150728-3 linkage group LG4, Okis_V2, whole genome shotgun sequence:
- the LOC109888586 gene encoding chemokine XC receptor 1-like has protein sequence MTGTTDFSHAMGDIETNGADYEYNENYTDEVCNKNGVVKFGSIATPAFFSVVTILSLAGNILVLAILAKYENLKSLTNIFILNLALSDLVFTFGLPFWAAYHIWGWTFGLILCKTVTFVFYAGFYSSVLFLTIMTIHRYLAVVHPLSDHGSQRGCYGVTVSLVIWVVSFVAAVPALIFSSVQKNPHEEDNHFYCEYWDPLWKRVGSYQQNIFFLAAFAVIGFCYVRILRTIFKSRSHMRNRTVKLIFSIVAVFFIGWAPYNVVIFLRLLTDYSVAPFNACEVSTWLDYGFYVCRLIAFSHCCLNPVFYAFVGIKFRNHLKVILPKLCHRQSTMDTQQIRLPNIYSMGSMY, from the exons ATGACGGGTACGACAG ATTTCAGCCATGCCATGGGGGATATTGAAACCAACGGCGCCGATTACGAATATAATGAGAATTATACAGACGAGGTCTGTAACAAGAACGGCGTTGTCAAGTTTGGCTCCATCGCCACCCCTGCCTTCTTCTCTGTGGTGACTATCCTGAGTCTAGCGGGCAACATCCTGGTCCTGGCCATCCTGGCCAAGTACGAGAACCTCAAGTCTCTCACCAACATCTTCATCCTCAACTTGGCACTATCTGACCTGGTTTTTACCTTTGGTCTGCCCTTCTGGGCAGCCTACCACATCTGGGGCTGGACCTTTGGCCTGATCCTCTGCAAGACCGTTACCTTTGTCTTCTACGCTGGCTTCTACAGCAGCGTTTTGTTCCTGACCATCATGACTATCCACCGCTACCTTGCCGTGGTGCATCCTCTGTCCGACCATGGTTCCCAAAGGGGCTGCTACGGGGTCACAGTCTCTCTCGTCATCTGGGTTGTTAGTTTTGTGGCGGCCGTCCCTGCTTTGATTTTCAGCTCTGTCCAAAAGAACCCCCATGAAGAAGACAACCATTTTTACTGTGAATACTGGGATCCACTGTGGAAGAGAGTGGGCAGCTACCAACAGAACATCTTCTTCTTGGCTGCTTTTGCAGTGATCGGGTTCTGCTACGTGAGGATATTGAGGACAATCTTCAAGTCAAGGTCACACATGAGGAATCGAACCGTGAAGCTGATCTTCAGTATCGTGGCAGTATTTTTCATTGGCTGGGCGCCTTACAACGTGGTGATATTTCTGAGGTTGTTGACTGACTACTCCGTAGCACCTTTCAATGCTTGTGAGGTCAGCACATGGCTTGACTATGGGTTCTATGTGTGTCGATTGATTGCTTTCTCCCACTGCTGTCTCAACCCTGTCTTCTACGCATTTGTTGGGATTAAGTTCAGAAATCACTTGAAGGTGATCTTGCCGAAGCTTTGCCATCGCCAAAGCACCATGGATACACAACAAATTAGATTACCTAACATTTACTCGATGGGATCAATGTACTAG